Genomic window (Daucus carota subsp. sativus chromosome 5, DH1 v3.0, whole genome shotgun sequence):
aaaatttaaccCATGGAAAAAATTTAGTGCTTCAACAATGTCGTACTGTTTCCTTAAATCACTGAGACATCTCGTTACTTATGTTTTTAAGTATACTCTAGAAAAATACAATGTTATTTTGGTTGTGAATTTTATTTCCTGCAATACTCAGGTGATTCAATGGATGTCAAAGCATTTACGATTGAGAGCAATCGGACCAACCATTCCGCGCAAGTACCTGCACAATCAGAAAACAGCAGAGGATGACACAGATAATGGTCTCCAAATGTTTACCCCCAACATTGATTCTTGCATGAAGTGGCTGAATGAGCAGCCAGATTCTTCAGTTGTTTACGTGTCATTCGGGAGTGTGGCACAACTAGATGCTGCACAGATGCAAGAACTAGCCTGTGGCATAAAACAAAGTAAGAAGCAATTCCTATGGGTTGTCAGAGCATCCGAAGAAGCCAAATTGCCAAAAGGCTTTGCAGAAGAAACTTCCGCGCAAGGTATGATAGTGCATTGGTGTTCTCAGATGGATGTTCTGGCACACAAGGCATTAGGATGTTTCGTAACACATTGTGGATGGAATTCGACTCTAGAGGCACTCTGTTTAGGAGTTCCAATGGTGGCAATACCTATATGGACTGATCAAGGGACTAATGCCAAATATGTTGCTGATGTTTGGAGGATGGGGATGAGAGTAGATGTTGATAAAAATGGAGTTTTTACAAGAGAGATGGTACAACATTGCATAAGAGTAGTGATGGATGGGGAGAAAGGGAAGGAGATAAAAATGAGTTGTAGGAAATGGATGGAAATGGCAAGGGAAGCAGTGAAAGAAGGTGGAAGCTCAGATATAAGCATAAATGAGTTTGTTGCTAGCTTGACTCAACAGTGCAATCCATGACTTTCTTACATGGTCTTTGACTCTTTTCCCTTGACTAGGCTTGGGATAATTGGATTCAAGAATTTACTTCTGTTAACGTTGTACAATCTTTCTTGCTTTTCATTCTAATCTGAATGATATAGAGATTTTAAGGTTTCCTGGGCATGGGTTTAAGTTCTTATAATTCAGGAGTCCTTTAGAGTTTAGAAAATCTTTCTGTTGTTACTATAACATGTATTTGGGGAAAAGTTAGTTTAAGAGTGCCTTAAAAACTGTTATcctgttaaaaaaaaaagaacccGTAAAATAGTGATAGTATAGAAATCAGAtttcttttgaaatttataaaaaaagtaatGTTTTAGGTGATTTGATAACTTCTATCAGTTTTCTACGTAAgcctttttttaaatttaccaaaTAATTTTTCACTTGTTTTTCAGCAAAATGCTGATGTTACTGTGTGCAATAGTAATGCCAAACAGAGTCTagacatataattatttttttaactatttaaaactaattattaattgaattaaacatgtgtgccaaaaaattaaatatcaattacgAAGAATGAGACATTTTATCAGGACTATAAATTTAGTAAAATACCAAAATTTACTCCCTTTGATTCTATTTATAAGtcatttgaatatttatacatcattatagatattttgattatatatattaaaatttaatatttttgaataaaaacataatatagatttttttatttagatatttttgaaaaaaatattaatattagatatAATCAAAGATTTAAAGATGCGTGAAGAAAGtcaaacaaattatataaaagacCGGAATAATCTTTTGAAACACATGGCCACTACAAATGCGTGTAATCGAGTGcttaaatttttctaaaaaataaggTAAAAAATAAACTCTTCACCACTTAAGCTTTTCACCACCTAAGCGCTGTGCTGCCTGGCTTTTATTTCCTACCAACTGCTATGTACTCTTACCTTTGATTTGGAAATATCTATACCAGTACTTTATACTATAATATCTTATCTTAGTTGGTAAAGTATCCTGGGGGAAAACATTTCTTTTTAATCTTTTCTTCTATAACAGGATCAGTATATGAATCTtttcaaaatcatatatttttctttattctcTCAAGAGTTAGATAATTACCTTATTAGCTATGAATACAATGCACATTCTTCACAATATAAACAAGGCTAGGGGGTGCTCTGTTCTCTGCATCTCAACAATTGAAAATGGAACCAAAGCCAAGACCTCCTCATTGTCTAGTCTTCCCATACACCATGCAGGGCCACATAAACCCCATGCAGAACTTCTCCAAAAACCTAGTTTCCAAGGGAATAAAAGTCACTTTTGTCACCACAAAATTCTGTCTCAATTCCTTCCAACAATTTTCTGATTCCATGCCGGTTGAAATAATTTCAGACGGCTTCGACGACGGGGACTATGCTTCAGCAGAGAGCCAGGAGGCCTACTGGTCCAAATTCAAACGTGCAGGTTCAGAAACCTTAACCAAATTAATCGAAAAACTGAACTCTACAGGCTTTACTGTTGATTGTATTATCTATGATGCTCTGATGAGTTGGGTCCTTGATGTTGTGAAGAGTTTTAAACTTGTTGCAGCTGTTTTTTTCACTCAGTCATGTGCTGTTGATAACATATACTACCATGTTGGAAAAGGGCTGATTGAAGTTCCTGTCGAAAATCGAGTTTCTGTGCCTGGACTTCCAGTGTTGGAACCACTAGACATGCCATCTTTTGTTCAGAATCCAGGCGCATATCCTGTTGCTCTTGATGTAACGGCTGATCAGTTTTCTGATATTGATAAAGTGGATTGGGTGCTTTGCAATACTTTTTATGAGTTGGAAGAAGAGGTACGTTGTCAAAATAgttactattttttttacagTGTTTTATATCTAGTAAAGTTTTTTACTTGCAAGGT
Coding sequences:
- the LOC108223129 gene encoding mogroside IE synthase-like codes for the protein MVEEPRPAHCLVFPYPMQGHINPMHQFSKTLVSKGLKVTLVTTKFMFNSLQQLSGSMPIETVSDGYDVGGKYAAESIEVYLDKFKQVGSETLTQLIEKLNATGVPVDCIVYDPLMSWVLDVVKSCGLVGAIFFTQSCAVDNIYYHVKQGVIKVPVVEDRVSLPGLPVLGPLDMPSFVHNPGSYPATYNLVVNQFSDIDKVDWVLCNTFYKLEEEVIQWMSKHLRLRAIGPTIPRKYLHNQKTAEDDTDNGLQMFTPNIDSCMKWLNEQPDSSVVYVSFGSVAQLDAAQMQELACGIKQSKKQFLWVVRASEEAKLPKGFAEETSAQGMIVHWCSQMDVLAHKALGCFVTHCGWNSTLEALCLGVPMVAIPIWTDQGTNAKYVADVWRMGMRVDVDKNGVFTREMVQHCIRVVMDGEKGKEIKMSCRKWMEMAREAVKEGGSSDISINEFVASLTQQCNP